One Enterococcus silesiacus genomic window carries:
- a CDS encoding multidrug MFS transporter, whose translation MERKTNVKLVTISVFVATFMTAIEGTIVSTAMPTIVGSLHGMEIMNWVFSIYLLTNAMLTPIYGKLADKVGRKPIFMIGIIIFIIGSSLCGLAQNMITLIIARAIQGIGAGAIMPVALTILADIYSIDKRAKMLGLNSAAWGIASIFGPLAGGFIVDTVGWHWIFFINVPIGLVLMGLIAYFLVEPKREKSKVPMDILGSVQLMFVLLTLLLGFQLIGDNGFDLKVFLCLGASVLFFISFIFVEKRAKDPVIDLMLFKNSTFVIVNIVAALISGFLMGVEVYIPMWMQGVLGKSAGIGGLVLAPMSILWMVGSFIASNLMEKHTTKRVLTIGLSITLLGGIFLVLVPATISFVWFFAISSVLGIGFGITITTTTVTAQSSVDPSEMGVATSFNTLARTIGQTLMVSIFGVIINAVTTSELAKSTLKVDSDVMNQLVNPHTANTIPADLLKPLRGMLYAGLHNVYLVGIGLIIVAIILNVSVKKKIAN comes from the coding sequence ATGGAAAGAAAAACAAATGTCAAACTTGTAACGATCAGTGTTTTCGTTGCAACCTTTATGACAGCAATCGAAGGAACAATTGTTTCAACCGCAATGCCGACGATTGTCGGATCGCTACATGGTATGGAGATTATGAATTGGGTCTTCTCTATTTACCTACTAACAAATGCGATGTTAACACCGATTTACGGAAAATTAGCAGATAAAGTCGGGCGTAAACCGATTTTTATGATAGGAATTATTATTTTTATTATCGGTTCATCTCTTTGTGGTCTAGCACAAAATATGATCACCTTGATTATTGCTCGAGCAATTCAAGGAATCGGAGCAGGGGCGATCATGCCAGTGGCGTTAACGATTCTTGCAGATATCTATTCGATTGATAAACGTGCAAAAATGCTTGGATTAAATAGTGCAGCGTGGGGAATTGCGAGTATCTTTGGTCCACTTGCTGGTGGCTTTATCGTTGATACAGTTGGTTGGCACTGGATTTTCTTCATTAATGTGCCAATTGGACTTGTCTTGATGGGCTTAATCGCTTACTTCTTAGTGGAACCCAAAAGAGAAAAATCAAAAGTACCAATGGATATCTTGGGTAGTGTTCAGTTGATGTTCGTTTTATTAACGCTATTATTAGGATTCCAATTAATTGGCGATAATGGTTTTGATTTAAAAGTCTTCCTTTGTTTAGGAGCTTCTGTGTTATTCTTTATTAGCTTTATTTTTGTGGAAAAAAGAGCAAAAGATCCTGTTATTGATTTGATGCTGTTTAAAAATTCCACTTTCGTGATCGTCAATATCGTAGCTGCTTTGATCAGCGGATTTTTGATGGGCGTAGAAGTGTATATTCCAATGTGGATGCAAGGTGTATTGGGCAAAAGCGCTGGAATCGGTGGATTAGTATTAGCGCCGATGTCGATTTTATGGATGGTCGGTTCATTTATTGCGAGTAATTTAATGGAGAAACATACAACAAAAAGAGTACTAACGATTGGCTTGAGTATTACGCTATTAGGGGGTATTTTCTTAGTGTTGGTTCCAGCAACGATTTCATTTGTCTGGTTCTTTGCAATCTCTTCTGTTTTAGGCATTGGTTTTGGGATCACGATCACAACAACAACTGTGACAGCGCAAAGCAGTGTGGATCCTTCTGAGATGGGTGTGGCTACGTCATTCAATACATTAGCGAGAACAATTGGGCAAACCTTGATGGTATCGATTTTTGGGGTTATCATCAATGCTGTGACAACTTCTGAATTAGCGAAAAGTACCTTAAAAGTTGATTCGGATGTGATGAATCAGTTGGTTAACCCACATACTGCTAACACGATCCCAGCAGATTTGCTGAAACCATTACGCGGTATGCTGTATGCTGGTTTGCATAACGTTTATTTAGTTGGAATTGGCTTGATTATTGTTGCAATTATTTTAAATGTGAGTGTTAAAAAGAAAATAGCTAATTAG
- a CDS encoding tributyrin esterase, which yields MAFLQANIYSNVLEMEVSVNVILPQKTEKKIGTTTKGNLTDVPVMYLLHGMGGNHSVWERRTSIERYVADLGLAVIMPSTDLGWYTDTSYDMNYWTFISEELPLICHELFPQLTTKREKTFAVGLSMGGYGALKLGLAKPENFAAVASLSGAVNLADRIEDLLAVKGRNFWEGIFGPLEQVQGSINDPMFLLNQLVNSGESAPNIFLCCGEEDLLLYGNKKMEAALTANKIEHTFETGPGNHDWVFWDEWIQRVLEWLPLEN from the coding sequence ATGGCTTTTTTGCAAGCAAATATTTATTCTAATGTATTAGAAATGGAAGTTTCAGTAAATGTTATTTTGCCACAAAAAACAGAGAAAAAAATTGGAACTACAACGAAAGGAAACCTTACAGATGTCCCTGTCATGTATCTGCTTCACGGAATGGGCGGCAATCACAGCGTATGGGAACGCCGGACGTCAATCGAACGTTACGTTGCTGATTTGGGCTTGGCTGTGATCATGCCTTCGACAGATCTTGGTTGGTATACAGATACAAGCTACGACATGAATTATTGGACATTTATCTCAGAAGAGCTACCATTAATTTGCCACGAATTATTTCCACAACTAACAACAAAAAGAGAAAAAACATTTGCAGTAGGACTTTCGATGGGAGGCTATGGGGCGCTGAAACTAGGACTTGCCAAACCAGAAAATTTTGCGGCTGTGGCATCTTTATCAGGAGCGGTCAATTTAGCTGATAGAATCGAAGATTTGTTAGCGGTCAAAGGGAGAAACTTCTGGGAGGGAATTTTTGGACCTTTGGAGCAGGTTCAAGGATCGATCAATGACCCCATGTTTTTACTTAATCAGTTAGTAAACAGTGGAGAGAGTGCGCCCAATATTTTTTTATGCTGTGGGGAAGAAGATTTACTTTTATATGGAAATAAGAAAATGGAGGCAGCCTTGACGGCTAATAAGATCGAACATACATTTGAAACAGGTCCTGGCAATCATGATTGGGTCTTTTGGGATGAGTGGATTCAACGAGTATTGGAATGGTTGCCGTTAGAAAACTAA
- a CDS encoding TetR family transcriptional regulator, translating to MEEKLSKARIIQAAFELLTENPELDKLSMRKVAQKLNIQAPAIYWHVENKQALLQSMAEEIEDHFIPPTHQENWKETLYAYMENYYELYQQYPCAIEIEIQTIPSYPSRLRNLDAILGILNDAGFSIELSYMTITSLQHLLFGMLMDSSEEKKLYNKVMAGDDYLKKQIILMKQYVQEQELDNISESIQYRQKEKQKDFFMKTLRVFLNGLDTFV from the coding sequence TTGGAAGAAAAATTATCAAAAGCAAGAATCATTCAGGCAGCATTTGAATTGTTGACGGAAAATCCTGAATTAGATAAATTATCCATGCGTAAAGTAGCGCAAAAGCTTAATATTCAAGCGCCCGCAATCTATTGGCATGTAGAAAATAAACAGGCCTTACTGCAAAGTATGGCTGAAGAAATAGAGGATCATTTTATACCACCAACACACCAAGAAAACTGGAAAGAAACCCTCTATGCTTATATGGAAAATTATTATGAACTGTACCAACAATACCCCTGTGCTATCGAAATCGAAATTCAGACCATTCCTTCTTATCCCTCTCGTTTAAGAAATCTTGACGCAATACTGGGTATTTTGAATGATGCTGGATTTTCTATTGAGTTAAGTTATATGACAATCACTTCTTTACAGCATTTACTCTTTGGCATGCTGATGGATTCTTCTGAAGAGAAAAAATTATACAATAAAGTCATGGCTGGTGATGACTATTTGAAAAAGCAAATTATCTTGATGAAACAATATGTTCAAGAACAAGAGCTGGATAATATCAGCGAAAGCATTCAATATCGACAAAAAGAAAAGCAGAAGGATTTTTTTATGAAAACCTTACGGGTGTTTTTGAATGGGTTAGATACGTTTGTCTAA
- a CDS encoding multidrug ABC transporter ATP-binding protein — MSIILEHVKKYKLEVSIALITVVVMVMSALWQPKLLQKVLEAIIKEDKSQMKELGLYLIGIAGLGLIAGVFNTIYSAKVAQGVSADIREATFRKIQTFSFGNIEEFSAGNLVVRLTNDVTQIQNVIMIALQSLFRIPILFIGSFILAMMTLPQLWWVIVLLVVAVFIITALSFSQMGKHFMIIQTLIDKVNGLAKENLLGIRVVKSFVQEKNELNRFSKVSEELTTHNLIVGTLFSVMIPSFMLAANLAVVGSIFLVSNLVKDDPTVIGGIASFMSYLMQIMMAIIIGGMMMMTSRAAVSIKRIKEVMDTVPALTYKDVPEQNLDGSVVFDHVSFRYPGDETDTLKDISFSIKPGEMVGIVGATGAGKSTLAQLIPRLFDPSEGKVEVGGIDLKEVNEHSLRKAVSFVLQKAILFSGTISQNLRQGKRDASESDMSRATEIAQAKEFIEKLSLQYEAPVAERSNNFSGGQKQRLSISRGVIGDPKILILDDSTSALDARSERLVREALDKDLKETTTIVIAQKISSVVHADRILVLDKGQLVGEGTHEELAKTNPIYQEIYETQKGKDENND; from the coding sequence GTGAGTATTATTCTGGAACATGTCAAAAAGTACAAGCTGGAAGTTTCCATTGCCTTGATTACTGTTGTTGTCATGGTCATGTCGGCTTTATGGCAACCTAAACTATTACAAAAAGTGCTAGAAGCAATTATTAAAGAAGATAAGAGCCAAATGAAAGAACTTGGACTATATTTGATTGGGATCGCAGGTCTGGGGTTGATCGCAGGAGTATTCAATACGATATATTCTGCTAAAGTTGCACAAGGTGTAAGTGCAGATATTCGTGAAGCAACATTTCGTAAGATCCAAACCTTTTCATTTGGGAACATTGAAGAATTTTCAGCTGGAAATTTAGTCGTTCGTTTGACGAATGACGTGACCCAAATTCAAAATGTGATCATGATCGCATTGCAGTCATTATTCAGAATTCCGATTCTGTTTATCGGTAGTTTTATTCTAGCAATGATGACCTTGCCGCAGTTGTGGTGGGTGATCGTCTTACTTGTTGTCGCGGTCTTCATTATCACAGCACTATCTTTTTCGCAAATGGGTAAGCATTTTATGATCATTCAAACATTGATCGATAAAGTAAATGGTTTAGCGAAAGAGAATCTCTTAGGTATTCGTGTCGTTAAATCCTTTGTTCAGGAAAAAAATGAATTAAATCGTTTCAGTAAAGTCAGTGAAGAATTGACGACACATAATTTGATTGTTGGCACACTCTTTTCTGTGATGATTCCATCCTTTATGTTGGCAGCTAACTTAGCTGTTGTAGGGTCGATTTTTCTTGTAAGTAATCTTGTAAAAGATGATCCAACTGTTATCGGTGGCATTGCTTCATTTATGAGCTATTTGATGCAAATCATGATGGCAATCATTATCGGTGGAATGATGATGATGACCTCTCGTGCAGCTGTCTCAATCAAACGGATCAAAGAAGTCATGGATACTGTTCCTGCACTAACATATAAAGATGTACCGGAACAAAATTTAGATGGCAGTGTGGTTTTTGATCACGTTAGTTTCCGTTATCCTGGAGATGAGACCGATACATTGAAAGATATTTCATTTTCTATCAAGCCAGGTGAAATGGTTGGGATCGTAGGTGCGACTGGTGCAGGTAAATCAACCTTAGCACAATTGATTCCTCGATTATTTGATCCTTCTGAGGGAAAAGTGGAAGTTGGCGGAATTGATCTTAAAGAGGTCAATGAGCATAGTTTGCGTAAAGCTGTATCTTTCGTATTACAAAAAGCGATTCTTTTCTCTGGTACGATCTCGCAAAATTTACGTCAGGGAAAACGAGATGCTAGTGAATCTGATATGTCACGGGCAACTGAAATTGCGCAAGCAAAAGAATTTATTGAGAAACTATCATTACAATATGAAGCACCAGTTGCTGAACGAAGCAATAATTTCTCCGGCGGACAGAAACAACGTTTATCTATTTCACGAGGTGTGATCGGCGATCCTAAGATCTTGATTTTAGATGATAGTACGAGTGCTTTAGATGCCCGTTCAGAACGTCTAGTTAGAGAAGCGTTAGATAAGGATTTAAAAGAAACAACAACAATCGTGATCGCCCAGAAGATTTCCTCTGTTGTTCATGCTGACCGTATTTTAGTCTTAGACAAAGGTCAATTAGTGGGTGAAGGAACGCACGAAGAACTAGCTAAAACAAACCCAATCTATCAAGAAATTTACGAAACACAAAAAGGAAAGGATGAAAATAATGACTGA
- a CDS encoding multidrug ABC transporter permease — protein MTDLIRASKFFFHYLKRYKLSFLFIFVTVVIATYLQVKAPQFVGEAIQELANYVGALIQGTDDKSKFVDIIWKLLIFYVLTSAANFIYSILFTQVVGKSTNRMRIGLFNKLEKLTIRFFDSHQDGEILSRFTSDLDNIQNSLNQALLQVLTNIALFVGILIMMFQQNVQLAWATIASTPVAILIAVVVISKARKYVDIQQDEVGKLNGYMDEKISGQRVIITNGLQEETIDGFLEHNETVRKATFKGQVYSGLLFPMMQGMSLVNTAIVIFFGGWLALNGDLDKTVALGLVVTFVQYSQQYYQPLMQISSGYSMIQLAITGARRLNEMFDEPDEINPTAGKEIDGINQSVSLNHVDFGYDPEVPILKNVSINVSKGEMVALVGPTGSGKTTIMNLLNRFYDVNSGSVTFDGTDIREIELSSLRSHVGIVLQDSVLFSGTIRANIAFGKPEATEEEIIGAAKQANIHEFIMEQEKGYETEITEENNIFSTGQKQLISIARTIITNPSLLILDEATSNVDTVTEAKIQKAMDEAIKGRTSFVIAHRLKTILNADRIVVLRNGEVIEEGSHHELLEQAGFYSELYHNQFVFE, from the coding sequence ATGACTGATTTAATAAGAGCAAGTAAATTCTTTTTTCATTATTTAAAACGCTATAAACTTTCCTTCTTGTTTATCTTTGTGACAGTTGTCATTGCCACCTATTTACAAGTGAAAGCACCCCAATTTGTTGGTGAAGCAATTCAAGAATTGGCCAATTATGTGGGGGCCTTGATACAAGGAACGGATGATAAGAGTAAGTTTGTGGATATTATTTGGAAGTTATTGATTTTCTATGTGCTGACCAGTGCAGCTAACTTTATTTATAGTATCTTATTTACCCAAGTAGTTGGTAAGTCAACAAATCGGATGCGTATCGGTTTATTCAATAAATTAGAAAAGCTAACGATCCGTTTCTTTGATTCTCATCAAGACGGTGAAATTTTGAGCCGATTTACTAGTGATTTGGATAATATTCAAAATAGCTTGAATCAGGCGTTGTTGCAAGTGCTGACGAATATTGCGTTATTTGTTGGGATCTTGATCATGATGTTCCAGCAAAATGTTCAATTGGCTTGGGCCACGATTGCTTCTACTCCAGTTGCTATCTTGATTGCTGTAGTTGTGATCAGTAAGGCGCGCAAATACGTTGATATCCAACAAGATGAAGTCGGTAAATTAAACGGTTATATGGATGAAAAAATCAGCGGTCAACGTGTCATTATCACCAATGGTCTGCAAGAAGAAACGATTGATGGTTTCTTAGAGCATAATGAAACAGTGCGTAAAGCAACATTTAAAGGACAAGTTTACTCTGGTCTATTATTTCCAATGATGCAGGGAATGTCACTTGTAAATACCGCGATCGTTATTTTCTTTGGTGGTTGGTTAGCATTAAACGGTGATTTGGATAAGACGGTCGCTTTAGGTCTGGTTGTAACTTTTGTTCAATATTCACAACAATATTACCAACCGTTAATGCAGATTTCTTCAGGATACAGCATGATTCAGTTAGCAATCACAGGAGCACGTCGTTTGAATGAAATGTTTGACGAGCCAGATGAAATCAATCCGACAGCTGGCAAAGAAATCGATGGTATCAATCAATCCGTTTCTTTGAACCATGTTGATTTTGGCTATGATCCAGAAGTGCCGATTTTAAAAAATGTTTCAATTAATGTAAGTAAAGGTGAAATGGTCGCTTTAGTAGGTCCGACGGGTTCGGGGAAAACAACGATCATGAATTTATTGAATCGTTTTTATGACGTAAATAGTGGTTCAGTCACATTTGATGGAACGGATATTCGTGAAATTGAATTGAGCAGTTTACGAAGCCACGTGGGAATTGTTTTACAGGATTCAGTGTTATTTTCTGGAACGATTCGAGCAAATATTGCTTTTGGTAAACCTGAAGCAACTGAGGAAGAAATCATCGGAGCCGCTAAACAAGCCAATATTCACGAATTTATCATGGAACAAGAAAAAGGGTATGAGACTGAAATTACTGAAGAAAACAACATTTTCAGTACAGGTCAAAAGCAATTAATCAGCATTGCTAGAACGATCATTACAAATCCATCACTATTGATTTTGGATGAAGCAACCAGTAATGTAGATACTGTAACGGAAGCAAAAATTCAAAAAGCAATGGATGAAGCAATTAAAGGTAGAACTAGCTTTGTCATCGCGCACCGCTTAAAAACGATTTTAAATGCGGATCGTATTGTGGTTTTAAGAAATGGTGAAGTCATCGAAGAAGGAAGCCATCATGAATTATTGGAACAAGCTGGTTTTTATTCGGAGCTTTACCACAATCAATTTGTATTTGAATAA